CGACGCCGGGGTAGGTGCGCGCGCCGTCGGAGGCGAGGGAGTCGTAGCGCCCACCGGAGCAGATGGAGCCGAGGTCCTCGTGGCCCACGAGCGTCGTCTCGTAGACCGAGCCCGTGTAGTAGTCCAGGCCGCGGGCGATCGAGAGGTCCGCGACGACGGTGCCCGGCACCCGCCGGGACGCCGCCTCGACGAGCGCGACGAGCTCGCCCAGGCCCTCCTCGAGGAGGTCGTTGCTCACCCCGAGGGCGCGCACGCGGTCCGCGACGCTCGCGTCGTCGCCGGTGATGGCCGCGAGCTCGAGCGCCAGGCGGGCCTGCTCGGGGGTGGCGCCGGCGTCCTCGCGCAGAATCTCGGCGACGGCGTCGGGGCCGATCTTGGCGAGCTTGTCGATCGCGCGCAGGGCGCCGTCGACGTCGGTGAGCCCGATGCCCGTGTAGAAGCCCTCGGCGATCTTGCGGTTGTTGACGGCGATGCGCACCGGCGGGATGGGCAGCGCCGCCAGTGCCTCGGCCATGACGAGCGGGAGGTCGACCTCGTAGTGGAACGGCAGCGTCTCCGAGCCGACGACGTCGACGTCGGCCTGGATGAACTCCCGGAAGCGGCCCTCCTGGGGCCGCTCGCCGCGCCAGACCTTCTGGATCTGGTAGCGCTTGAACGGGAAGACGAGCTTGCCGGCGTGCTCGAGGACGTACCGCGCGAGGGGCACGGTGAGGTCGAAGTGGAGGCCGAGGCGCCGCTCCTGGGAGCCCTCCTCGTCCTGCAGGCGGCTCACCGCGTAGACCTCCTTGGAGGTCTCGCCCTTGCGCAGCAGCTCCTCGACGGGCTCGACAGCGCGGGTCTCGATGCCGGCGAAGCCGTGCAGCTCGAAGGTGCGGCGCAGGACGTCGAGGACGTGGGTCTCGACGACGCGCTCGGCGGGGAGCCACTCGGGGAACCCGGACAGGGGTGTCGGTCGTGCCATGGGGGCGATCCTAGTGTTCGGCGCGGCTCAGCCCTGTGCGAGGGCGAGGAAGGGGTTGGTGGCGAGCTCGTGGGCGGTCGTCGTCGCGGGGCCGTGGCCAGGGACGAGGAGCGCGTCCGGGGGCAGCTCGGTGCGCAGCTCGCGCAGCGTCTGTGCCATCCGACGGGGGTCCCCGCCGGGCAGGTCGGTGCGCCCGATCGAGCCGGCGAAGAGCACGTCACCGGTGAGCACGACAGGGCCCTGATGGCGGCCCACGCCCGCCTCGGCGAACGCCGGGCCGGTGATCTCGTCCACGCGGTCCAGACGCCACAGCGTGCTGCCGGGGGTGTGCCCGGGTGCGGGCAGCGCCTCGACGACGAGGCCGGGAGCGAGCTCGACCGGCCCGCCGGCCACCGGCCGTACGTCCGCCACGGGCTGCCACGGGCCGTCGACGAGCGCGGAGAACCCAGGCCCGAGCGGGCCGAGGTAGGCCGCCGGGTCCGCCAGCCGCTCCGCGTCTCCCGCGCCGACGAGGACCGGGACGTCGCCGGCGACGGCGGCACAGTCCCACACGTGGTCGGGGTGGGCGTGGGTGAGCAGGACGGCGACGACGTCGAGGTCACGGGAGGTCACGACGTCGCGCACGAGCGGGGCCGAGCCGCCCCCGGGGTCGACGACGACGGCGGGCCCGCCGTCGTGCGCGGCGAGGACGAGCGTGTTGGTCGCGAAGACCGGCGCCCGCAGCGCGTGGATGAGCATCCGGCCAGCCTAACGAGCGCTCCTGCATGCCCTCTCGGTGGGGCGCCCCGTTCCGCTGCGTGAGGACGGTCACGGCGGACGCCGCTTCCGCCTAGACTTGACGGCGTTCGTTCGTCACGGTGCCGCCAGCACCTCACCGGGAGGGTTCGTTGACCCGCAGCAGCAGCCAGGAACGCGCCTACCAGAAGCGTCGCCACGACAAGTTCGAGCAGCGCAGCAGGGAGAAGGCGGAGCGCCGTCGGCGCATCACCCTCGTCACCGCCGTCGTCGTGGGCCTCGCCGTCGTCGTCGCCGCGATCGTCCTCGTCGTGCTCAACCGGCCCGAGGAGCAGACCCCCGAGCCCGCGGCGACCGCGCCCACGCAGACGCAGGCCCCCGACCAGGCGGCGCCCCTGCCGACGACCAACCCCGAGCTGTACGACTCGGCACCGGACCCGGCCGAGGCCGAGGGCCGCGTGTGGTCGGTGACGCTCAGCACGAGCGCCGGGGACATCGGTCTGGAGATCGACGGCGAGCGGGCCCCGCAGGCCGCAGCGAACTTCCTGCGCCTCGCGCGTGACGGGTTCTACGACGGCACCGCCTGCCACCGGCTGCTCCCCAGCTCCCTGCTCCAGTGCGGCGACCCCACCGCCACCGGCACCGGCGGTCCCGGTTACAGCTTCGGCCCCATCGAGAACGCCCCGGCGGACGACGTCTACCCGGCGGGCACGCTCGCGATGGCGCGCCAGGGCAACAACGGCGAGTCCATGGGGAGCCAGTTCTTCATGGTCTTCGCCGACGTCCCACTTCCGTCGGACAGCGCCGGCGGTTACAGCGTCTTCGGTCGTGTGACCGAAGGGCTGGACATCCTCCAGCAGGTCGGCTCGGCGGGTACCGTCGAGGGCTCTGAGCAGCCGGCCCTTCCCGTCACCATCGAAGGAGTGACCATTGAGTGAGCAGCAGACCCCGCGCCCGGCGGCGGACGAGCCTACAGCAGCGGCGGTTGAGAGCGTCGCGGTGACGGAGACGGTGCCAGCACCTGCTGCCACGCAGGACGAGGCGGTCGAGCGCCCGGAGGGCGCGACCGACGCGACCGACGCCGCCGAGCAGACTGCCGAGCCCGTCGCCGAGGCCACTCCCGGCGAGCAGGCCGACGCCGAGCCCGAGGCCGCTCCCGAGGCACCCGCGGAGGAGCCGGCCGTCGCCGAGCCGCCCGCCGAGCCCGATGTCACCGAGCCGGCTGTCGCGGAACCCCCCGTCGCCGAGCCGACTGTCGCCGAGCCCGACGTCGCCGAGCCGGCTGTCGCGGAACCCCCCGTCGCCGAGCCCGCTGTCGCGGAACCCCCCGTCGCCGAACCCCCCGTCGCCGAGCCCGCCGTCGCCGAGCCGGCTGTCGCCGAGCCTGACGTCGCCGAGGAGCCCGCTGCGGCCACCGAGGAGCCCGCCGAGGAGGCACCGGCCACGGAGCCGGCCGCCACGGCGGCCACCGAGGAGCCCGCCGAGGAGCCCGCCCCGACTCCCGCCGAGGAGCAGCCGGCGGCCGAGGCAGGCGCCGAGGAGCCGGGCGGCTCGATCGAGGTCGACGCCGCCCCGCGTCCGGCCGTCGTGCCCAAGCCCTCGTCGCTGCCCAAGCCGTCGGCGCTGCCCAAGCGCACCCCGGGCACCCCCGCCCCGGCCGTGACCGTCGTGGCGCCCGTCATCGACGACAGCAAGGAGGCAGCCGCCGCGGCCGCCTGGGGCCGGGTGGACCCCGACGGCACCGTGTGGGTCCGCGAGGCCGCCGGTGAGCGCACGGTGGGCCAGTACACCGGCGCGGACACCGACGAGGCGCTGGCCTTCTACGTCCGCCGCTTCCTCGACCTCCAGGCCCAGGTGGCACTGTTCGAGACCCGGCTGCCGCAGCTGCAGATCAAGGAGATCGACCAGACGATCGCCACCCTCACCGAGGCGCTCGCCGAGCCCGCCGCCGTGGGCGACCTCGACGGGCTGCGCTCCCGCCTCGAGGCCGTGCGTGAGCGGGCCAAGGAGCGGCGCCGGGAGATCAACGCGGAGCGCGAGGCCGCCAAGGCCCAGGCGCTGGCCGAGCGGACCACCATCGTCGAGCGCGCCGAGGCCATCGCCGCCACCGACCCCGCGAAGGTCCACTGGCGGTCCAGCGGCGAGGAGCTGCGCACGCTGCTCGAGGAGTGGAAGCAGGCGCAGCGCAACGGCCCGCGTCTTGACCGCCCGAGCGAGGACAGCCTGTGGAAGCGGTTCTCCCGCGCCCGCACGACGTTCGACCGCAACCGTGGTCACTACTTCTCCCAGCTCGACGCGGCGCAGTCCGAGGCGAAGAAGGCCAAGGAGCAGCTCATCGCCGAGGCTGAGGCGCTCTCGACCTCCACGGACTGGGGCCGTACCTCGGCCGCCTACCGCGACCTCATGGACCGCTGGAAGGCGGCCGGGCGCGCGAGCCGCAAGGAGGACGACGCCCTGTGGGCGCGCTTCCGCGCCGCCCGCCAGCGCTTCTTCGAGGCGCGGGAGTCGGAGAACGCGCAGATCGACGCCGAGTACTCGGCCAACCTCGAGGCCAAGCTGCGGCTCCTGGAGGAGGCGGAGGCGCTCCTGCCGGTCACCGACCCGGAGGCCGCCAAGGCCGCGCTGCGCCCGATCCAGGACAAGTGGGACGAGGCCGGCAAGGTGCCGCGGGCCGACGTCCAGCGCGTCGAGGCCCGGATGCGGGCCGTCGAGCAGGCGGTGCGTGATGCGGACCAGGAGCGCTGGAAGACGTCCGACCCGGAGAAGCAGGCCCGCGCGCAGGGCGCCGCGGCCCAGCTCTACGAGGCGATCGACGCGCTCGAGGCGCAGCTGGCGGCAGCCCGCGCCGCGGGTGACACCGCTGCGGAGAAGGCCGCGCTCGAGTCCCTCGAGACCCGCAAGACCTGGCTCGACCAGATCCTGCGCACCGCCGGCAGCTGACCGGCAGTCGACCACCACCACCGGGCCGGCATCCGTCATCACGGGTGCCGGCCCGGTGGCGTCAGCGCCACCGCGAGGAGGGACAGCGCCCGGCGGCCGGGCAGTCGCCGGGCGGGCTGGACGAGCGCCCGCCGCACCGCCTCGGCGGGCAGCCCGTGGGCGAGCAGCGCACGGGCGCCGGGGACGGCGGTGCCCGGCGCGGCGAAGCACAGCAGGTCGACGGCGGTACGTACGGGAGTCGTCGTCGGTACCCCGGCCACCAGCGCGACGTCCCCGGGCGCGAGGTGCTGACGGTGGACGACGCCGCCGCCCTCGACGCGCCGCTCCGGAGGGACGACGAGCTCGGTGCGCAGGGCGAGGAGACGGCCGGTGTGCACCCACAGGGCGGTCGTGCGCGCCAGCGCGGAGCCGGGCACGAGCGCCTCGCGCAGCAGCCCGGCCCGCCCCGCCGGTGAGGCCCTGAGGTCGACGGCCGCCTCGGCACCGGTCGGGGTGGGCCCGACCAGCCCGTCGTGCCGCAGCGCCGCGGCCTCCCAGCCCTCACCCACCCCCCAGGTGAGCGGGGACGGCGCTGCGGGGTCCAGCCAGGACAGTGCGCTCGGCATGCCGTGAGCCTGCCCCGCCGGCCAGCGTGGCGCTGCACGCCGGGCGTTGCCTGTGGACCTGCCGCCCGCGGCCGCGCCCTGTGGAGATCAGTGCGTCGAGCGGCTCACCGTGTCGGTGCGACCAGAGCGGGCGCCGGTGATGCGGTAGACGTCGAAGACGCCGTCGATCCGCCGCACCGCGGACAGCACGTGCCCGAGGTGGGAGGGCTCGGCCATCTCGAAGACGAACTTCGACAGGGCCACCCGGTCCCGGCTCGTCTGCACCTGGGCGGAGAGGATGTTCACGTGGTTCTCCGAGAGCACCCGCGTGACGTCGGAGAGCAGGCCGGCGCGGTCCAGCGCCTCGACCTGGATCTGGACGAGGAAGGAGCTCTGGCCCTGCCGGGACCACTCGACGTCGACCATGCGCTCGGGCTCGTTGCGCAGGCTCTCGAGGTTGCCGCAGTCGGCGCGGTGGACCGAGACGCCGGAGCCGCGGGTGACGAAACCGACGATGGGGTCCCCCGGCACGGGCGTGCAGCAGCGGGCCAGCTTGACCCACAGGTCGCCCGCGTCCATGCCCTTGACCGCGATGCCCGGGTCCCCGGCGCGCAGCCGGGGACGCGTCTCCCCCGGCATCGTCGCCTCGGCGAGGTCCTCCTCGGCGCCGGACTCCCCGCCCATAGTGTGGACGAGCTTCTGCACGATGCTCGTCGCGGAGACCTGGCTCTCCCCGACCGCCGCGTACAGCGCCGAGACGTCGGCGTAGTTGAGCTCGTGGGCCAGCGCGTTGAGCGAGTCGTGCGACATGAGCCGCTGGATCGGCAGGTTCTGCTTGCGCATCGCGCGGGCGATGCTGCTCTTGCCTGCCTCGATCGCCTCCTCGCGCCGCTCCTTGGTGAACCAGGCGCGGATCTTGTTCCGCGCGCGCGGCGTCGTGACGAAGTTCAGCCAGTCGCGGCTCGGACCGGCGGTCTCGGACTTGGAGGTGAAGACCTCCACCGTGTCGCCGTTCTCGAGCTTCGAGCCGAGCGGGACGAGGCGCCCGTTGACGCGTGCACCCACCGTGCGGTGCCCGACTTCGGTGTGGACCGCGTAGGCGAAGTCCACCGGCGTCGCCCCGGGAGCGAGGGCGATGACGTCGCCCTTCGGCGTGAACACGTAGGTCTGCGAGCCGGAGATCTCGAAGCGGAGCGAGTCGAGGAACTCCCCCGGGTCCGCGGTCTCCCGCTGCCAGTCCACGAGCTGGCGCAGCCACCCCATGTCCTCGGCGCCCTTCGGGGCGCCACCGTCGCCGCCGCGGGCGATCTCCTTGTACTTCCAGTGCGCGGCCACGCCGTACTCCGCGCGGCGGTGCATGTCGTGGGTGCGGATCTGGATCTCCACCGGCTTGCCGCCCGGCCCCACGACCGTCGTGTGCAGCGACTGGTAGAGGTTGAACTTCGGCATCGCGATGTAGTCCTTGAACCGCCCGGGCAGGGGGTTCCAGCGCGCGTGCATCGTGCCGAGGACGCCGTAGCAGTCCTTGACGCTGTCGACGAGCACCCGCACGCCGACGAGGTCGAAGATGTCGTCGAAGTCGCGACCACGCACGATCATCTTCTGGTAGATCGAGTAGTAGTGCTTGGGCCGGCCGGTGACCGTCGCGCGGATCTTGCTCGCGCGCAGGTCGGCCTCGATCTGCGTGCGGACGGTGGAGAGGTACTCGTCGCGGGCGGGCGCGCGCTCGGCGACGAGGTGCACGATCTCGTCGTACACCTTGGGGTAGAGGGTGGCGAAGGACAGGTCCTCCAGCTCCCACTTGATGGTGTTCATACCCAGCCGGTGGGCCAGCGGCGCGTAGATCTCCAGCGTCTCGCGGGCCTTTCGCTGCGCGGACTTCGCCGAGACGTACTTCCACGTCCGGGCGTTGTGGAGACGGTCGGCGAGCTTGATGACGAGGACGCGGATGTCACGGGCCATCGCGACGACCATCTTGCGCACGGTCTCGGCCTCGGCCGCCTCGCCGTAGGTGACCTTGTCGAGCTTGGTGACGCCGTCGACGAGGAGCGCGATCTCCTCCCCGAAGTCCGCGCGCAGCTGGTCCAGGGAGTAGTCGGTGTCCTCGACGGTGTCGTGGAGCAGGGCCGCGGCCAGGGTGGGCACCGTCATGCCGAGCTCGGCGAGGATGGTCGTCACCGCGACCGGGTGGGTGATGTAGGGGTCACCGCTCTTGCGCAGCTGGCCCCGGTGCGCCTTCTCCGCGACGGTGAAGGCGCGTTCGATGAGCGCGGTGTCCGCGCGCGGGTGGTTGGAGCGCAGGGCGTGCAGGACCGGCTCGATCGCCGGCGACGCCGAGTGCCCCCGCGCGCCGAGGATGGCGAAGCGGGAGCGCACGCGGGGGGCGCGCGCATCCGGCGTCGCCCCGTTCACCGTGTCCTCAGCCATCGGCCCATTCTAGGCGCCCCCGCAGCGGATCGCGGTACCGGCGGGGCGCCCCGCGCGTCAGTAGCGCAGGATGCTGTCGAGCGGGTAGTCGGTGAGCCTCGAGCGTCCCCCGAGCTCCTCGAGCTCGAGGAGCATGGTGAGGGCCGCGACCTCCGCACCGGCGGACTCGATGAGCTCGATCGCGGCACGCGCGGTGCCGCCGGTGGCGAGGACGTCGTCGATGATGAGGACGCGGTGACCCGCCGTCACGGTCTCCGGACGCAGCTCGAGGCGCGCCGTACCGTACTCCAGCGTGTAGTCCACGCCGATGACGTC
Above is a genomic segment from Georgenia wutianyii containing:
- the hisS gene encoding histidine--tRNA ligase: MARPTPLSGFPEWLPAERVVETHVLDVLRRTFELHGFAGIETRAVEPVEELLRKGETSKEVYAVSRLQDEEGSQERRLGLHFDLTVPLARYVLEHAGKLVFPFKRYQIQKVWRGERPQEGRFREFIQADVDVVGSETLPFHYEVDLPLVMAEALAALPIPPVRIAVNNRKIAEGFYTGIGLTDVDGALRAIDKLAKIGPDAVAEILREDAGATPEQARLALELAAITGDDASVADRVRALGVSNDLLEEGLGELVALVEAASRRVPGTVVADLSIARGLDYYTGSVYETTLVGHEDLGSICSGGRYDSLASDGARTYPGVGLSIGVSRLVARILGGGLAAASRGVPTAVLVAVTSEEDRELSDDVAAALRARGIPADVAPTAAKFGKQIRHADRLGIPYVWFPGTDGHEVKDIRSGDQVSADPGTWAPPAEDLAVTVHRT
- a CDS encoding MBL fold metallo-hydrolase, with translation MLIHALRAPVFATNTLVLAAHDGGPAVVVDPGGGSAPLVRDVVTSRDLDVVAVLLTHAHPDHVWDCAAVAGDVPVLVGAGDAERLADPAAYLGPLGPGFSALVDGPWQPVADVRPVAGGPVELAPGLVVEALPAPGHTPGSTLWRLDRVDEITGPAFAEAGVGRHQGPVVLTGDVLFAGSIGRTDLPGGDPRRMAQTLRELRTELPPDALLVPGHGPATTTAHELATNPFLALAQG
- a CDS encoding peptidylprolyl isomerase, which encodes MTRSSSQERAYQKRRHDKFEQRSREKAERRRRITLVTAVVVGLAVVVAAIVLVVLNRPEEQTPEPAATAPTQTQAPDQAAPLPTTNPELYDSAPDPAEAEGRVWSVTLSTSAGDIGLEIDGERAPQAAANFLRLARDGFYDGTACHRLLPSSLLQCGDPTATGTGGPGYSFGPIENAPADDVYPAGTLAMARQGNNGESMGSQFFMVFADVPLPSDSAGGYSVFGRVTEGLDILQQVGSAGTVEGSEQPALPVTIEGVTIE
- a CDS encoding DUF349 domain-containing protein — protein: MPAPAATQDEAVERPEGATDATDAAEQTAEPVAEATPGEQADAEPEAAPEAPAEEPAVAEPPAEPDVTEPAVAEPPVAEPTVAEPDVAEPAVAEPPVAEPAVAEPPVAEPPVAEPAVAEPAVAEPDVAEEPAAATEEPAEEAPATEPAATAATEEPAEEPAPTPAEEQPAAEAGAEEPGGSIEVDAAPRPAVVPKPSSLPKPSALPKRTPGTPAPAVTVVAPVIDDSKEAAAAAAWGRVDPDGTVWVREAAGERTVGQYTGADTDEALAFYVRRFLDLQAQVALFETRLPQLQIKEIDQTIATLTEALAEPAAVGDLDGLRSRLEAVRERAKERRREINAEREAAKAQALAERTTIVERAEAIAATDPAKVHWRSSGEELRTLLEEWKQAQRNGPRLDRPSEDSLWKRFSRARTTFDRNRGHYFSQLDAAQSEAKKAKEQLIAEAEALSTSTDWGRTSAAYRDLMDRWKAAGRASRKEDDALWARFRAARQRFFEARESENAQIDAEYSANLEAKLRLLEEAEALLPVTDPEAAKAALRPIQDKWDEAGKVPRADVQRVEARMRAVEQAVRDADQERWKTSDPEKQARAQGAAAQLYEAIDALEAQLAAARAAGDTAAEKAALESLETRKTWLDQILRTAGS
- a CDS encoding RelA/SpoT family protein, with product MAEDTVNGATPDARAPRVRSRFAILGARGHSASPAIEPVLHALRSNHPRADTALIERAFTVAEKAHRGQLRKSGDPYITHPVAVTTILAELGMTVPTLAAALLHDTVEDTDYSLDQLRADFGEEIALLVDGVTKLDKVTYGEAAEAETVRKMVVAMARDIRVLVIKLADRLHNARTWKYVSAKSAQRKARETLEIYAPLAHRLGMNTIKWELEDLSFATLYPKVYDEIVHLVAERAPARDEYLSTVRTQIEADLRASKIRATVTGRPKHYYSIYQKMIVRGRDFDDIFDLVGVRVLVDSVKDCYGVLGTMHARWNPLPGRFKDYIAMPKFNLYQSLHTTVVGPGGKPVEIQIRTHDMHRRAEYGVAAHWKYKEIARGGDGGAPKGAEDMGWLRQLVDWQRETADPGEFLDSLRFEISGSQTYVFTPKGDVIALAPGATPVDFAYAVHTEVGHRTVGARVNGRLVPLGSKLENGDTVEVFTSKSETAGPSRDWLNFVTTPRARNKIRAWFTKERREEAIEAGKSSIARAMRKQNLPIQRLMSHDSLNALAHELNYADVSALYAAVGESQVSATSIVQKLVHTMGGESGAEEDLAEATMPGETRPRLRAGDPGIAVKGMDAGDLWVKLARCCTPVPGDPIVGFVTRGSGVSVHRADCGNLESLRNEPERMVDVEWSRQGQSSFLVQIQVEALDRAGLLSDVTRVLSENHVNILSAQVQTSRDRVALSKFVFEMAEPSHLGHVLSAVRRIDGVFDVYRITGARSGRTDTVSRSTH
- a CDS encoding adenine phosphoribosyltransferase; translation: MLDSHVHVVPNFPEPGVLFRDITPLLADGPAFAALVDALAERYRGKIDAVAGLESRGFILAAPLAHALGVGMVTIRKAGRLPGDVIGVDYTLEYGTARLELRPETVTAGHRVLIIDDVLATGGTARAAIELIESAGAEVAALTMLLELEELGGRSRLTDYPLDSILRY